A stretch of Acropora palmata chromosome 9, jaAcrPala1.3, whole genome shotgun sequence DNA encodes these proteins:
- the LOC141892637 gene encoding vascular endothelial growth factor receptor 2-like isoform X2 produces MRVIETKGFQSRFISIPPKPTISHSGDNVTFTWRYRLSQTDRSHLKWLVFGEWKNGDISTPLMTVLKNGSHVTNSRRVKWNGNKNAASFNLLSVTIEDDQLYGCKIDFGAFSVLDSVRLHVIAPPRIKKSESHKLKQVQVSLGESVAMRCDVTGYPIPLIFWTRDGKTVQNATKNGALTINQAQEQMTGIYTCVAQNEVGVDTYDLLLLVTSCKHQNIGVRYHLRGNVHNKHDDSGSSVHPHSTLAPTLAVAFVLIIIFGAYFFFQCMGKRSQKSRNYDRMPQDEQAQNLMGEWSSFKGSGDKI; encoded by the exons ATGCGCGTAATTGAAACGAAAG gTTTTCAATCAAGATTCATCAGTATTCCTCCTAAACCTACCATCTCACATAGTGGAGACAACGTGACGTTTACATGGAGATATCGCTTAAGCCAGACAGACAGGTCACACTTAAAATGGCTTGTGTTTGGTGAATGGAAAAATGGAGATATTTCAACCCCATTAATGACGGTGCTGAAGAATGGGAGCCATGTCACTAATTCAAGGCGTGTGAAATGGAATGGAAACAAGAATGCCGCTTCATTTAATCTGCTTAGTGTGACCATTGAAGATGATCAATTGTACGGTTGTAAAATCGATTTTGGAGCATTCAGCGTGCTGGATTCTGTGAGACTTCATGTAATTG CCCCTCCGCGAATTAAGAAGAGTGAAAGTCATAAATTAAAACAGGTACAAGTTTCCTTGGGTGAGTCGGTTGCGATGCGATGTGACGTCACCGGATATCCAATCCCTTTGATCTTTTGGACACGCGATGGAAAAACTGTGCAAAACGCTACCAAAAACGGAGCTTTAACAATAAACCAGGCCCAAGAACAAATGACGGGAATTTACACTTGCGTTGCGCAGAATGAAGTTGGGGTCGATACCTATGACCTGTTACTGCTTGTTACGTCATGTAAGCACCAAAATATTGGCGTTAGATACCACCTCCGAG GAAATGTTCACAATAAACATGACGATAGTGGTTCCTCTGTCCATCCTCACAGCACCCTGGCGCCTACTCTTGCAGTTGCCTTCGTGCTAATCATTATATTTGGAGCGTATTTCTTTTTCCAGTGCATGGGAAAAAGAAGCCAGAAATCCAG GAATTATGATAGAATGCCCCAGGATGAGCAAGCTCAAAATTTAATGGGAGAATGGTCCAGCTTTAAAGGCAGTGGTGACAAAATATAG
- the LOC141892637 gene encoding vascular endothelial growth factor receptor 2-like isoform X1 produces the protein MLFIWLFCSLMRVIETKGFQSRFISIPPKPTISHSGDNVTFTWRYRLSQTDRSHLKWLVFGEWKNGDISTPLMTVLKNGSHVTNSRRVKWNGNKNAASFNLLSVTIEDDQLYGCKIDFGAFSVLDSVRLHVIAPPRIKKSESHKLKQVQVSLGESVAMRCDVTGYPIPLIFWTRDGKTVQNATKNGALTINQAQEQMTGIYTCVAQNEVGVDTYDLLLLVTSCKHQNIGVRYHLRGNVHNKHDDSGSSVHPHSTLAPTLAVAFVLIIIFGAYFFFQCMGKRSQKSRNYDRMPQDEQAQNLMGEWSSFKGSGDKI, from the exons ATGCTCTTTATCTGGTTGTTTTGCAGTTTGATGCGCGTAATTGAAACGAAAG gTTTTCAATCAAGATTCATCAGTATTCCTCCTAAACCTACCATCTCACATAGTGGAGACAACGTGACGTTTACATGGAGATATCGCTTAAGCCAGACAGACAGGTCACACTTAAAATGGCTTGTGTTTGGTGAATGGAAAAATGGAGATATTTCAACCCCATTAATGACGGTGCTGAAGAATGGGAGCCATGTCACTAATTCAAGGCGTGTGAAATGGAATGGAAACAAGAATGCCGCTTCATTTAATCTGCTTAGTGTGACCATTGAAGATGATCAATTGTACGGTTGTAAAATCGATTTTGGAGCATTCAGCGTGCTGGATTCTGTGAGACTTCATGTAATTG CCCCTCCGCGAATTAAGAAGAGTGAAAGTCATAAATTAAAACAGGTACAAGTTTCCTTGGGTGAGTCGGTTGCGATGCGATGTGACGTCACCGGATATCCAATCCCTTTGATCTTTTGGACACGCGATGGAAAAACTGTGCAAAACGCTACCAAAAACGGAGCTTTAACAATAAACCAGGCCCAAGAACAAATGACGGGAATTTACACTTGCGTTGCGCAGAATGAAGTTGGGGTCGATACCTATGACCTGTTACTGCTTGTTACGTCATGTAAGCACCAAAATATTGGCGTTAGATACCACCTCCGAG GAAATGTTCACAATAAACATGACGATAGTGGTTCCTCTGTCCATCCTCACAGCACCCTGGCGCCTACTCTTGCAGTTGCCTTCGTGCTAATCATTATATTTGGAGCGTATTTCTTTTTCCAGTGCATGGGAAAAAGAAGCCAGAAATCCAG GAATTATGATAGAATGCCCCAGGATGAGCAAGCTCAAAATTTAATGGGAGAATGGTCCAGCTTTAAAGGCAGTGGTGACAAAATATAG
- the LOC141892747 gene encoding eukaryotic translation initiation factor 4E type 2-like, giving the protein MNKFEALKLDDSNNGDSTDDKEDDEFESSTPEGNGEGMNGREMTEEDERRIKFQAELEKKVVTAGEGEHPLQCPYAFWFSRRAPGKLQSSSNYADNIKLVGKFASVEQFWAFYSYLVRPGDLSGHSDIHLFKDGIKPMWEDEANKHGGKWIVRLRKGLASRCWENLILAMLGEQFMVGSEVCGAVISVRFQEDIISIWNRNAADQATTTRIRDTLKRVLNLPQNTIMEYKAHQSSLKDNSSFRNTDVFMR; this is encoded by the exons ATGAACAAATTCGAAGC TCTTAAGCTGGATGATTCAAACAATGGAGATAGCACAGACGACAAAGAGGATGATGAATTCGAGTCAAGTACTCCG GAAGGAAATGGTGAAGGAATGAATGGAAGGGAAATGACCGAAGAAGATGAAAGACGAATTAAATTTCAAGCAGAG CTTGAGAAGAAGGTTGTGACGGCAGGGGAAGGAGAGCACCCATTGCAGTGTCCCTATgcattttggttttcacgaaGAGCTCCTGGAAAACTTCAGTCATCGTCCAATTATGCTGACAACATAAAGCTTGTTGGAAAGTTTGCCTCt GTTGAACAGTTTTGGGCATTTTACAGTTACCTGGTCAGACCTGGTGACCTGTCTGGTCACAGTGATATTCATCTTTTCAAGGACGGCATTAAACCGATGTGGGAG GATGAAGCGAACAAACATGGAGGAAAATGGATTGTTAGGTTGAGAAAGGGGCTTGCATCAAGATGTtgggagaatctg ATTCTGGCAATGCTTGGTGAGCAGTTTATGGTTGGAAGTGAAGTTTGTGGAGCTGTTATTTCAGTTCGATTCCAG GAAGACATAATTTCAATATGGAATAGAAATGCTGCAGACCAAGCAACAACCACACGAATAAG GGACACACTGAAAAGGGTATTAAATTTACCACAGAATACAATCATGGAATACAAGGCACACCAAAGCAGCCTGAA agacAACTCCAGTTTTAGGAATACAGATGTTTTCATGAGGTGA